Proteins encoded together in one Branchiostoma lanceolatum isolate klBraLanc5 chromosome 11, klBraLanc5.hap2, whole genome shotgun sequence window:
- the LOC136445197 gene encoding membrane-associated transporter protein-like — protein MYVFGYLVFGAGIGSMAIIAQLTEARWEIILLCPVMGIMYGTLNNIPYKLISRYHTRDEYIRCGVDGLERRGMGIDCALVSSQNQLSQIIIGASMGSIVAAVDSVISVTVCSSMLAFTACIAAALLVHYQVDRRENTP, from the exons ATGTACGTCTTCGGCTACTTGGTGTTTGGAGCAGGGATCGGCAGTATGGCTATCATCGCTCAGCTGACGGAGGCGCGATGGGAGATCATCCTCCTGTGTCCGGTCATGGGGATCATGTACGGCACCCTCAACAACATCCCGTACAAACTCATCTCCCGATACCACACAAGGGACGAG TACATTCGGTGCGGTGTGGACGGATTGGAACGTCGCGGCATGGGGATCGACTGCGCGCTGGTGTCCTCGCAAAACCAGCTGTCTCAGATCATCATCGGCGCCAGTATGGGCTCCATCGTGGCCGCCGTGGACAGCGTCATCTCCGTGACGGTGTGCTCCAGCATGCTGGCCTTCACCGCCTGCATCGCCGCCGCCTTACTGGTCCACTACCAGGTGGACAGGCGCGAGAACACACCATGa
- the LOC136445198 gene encoding membrane-associated transporter protein-like: MASTGLQIVISGNHSRSRKRADRENVHTATLAVSMFGAILFDFAADFIESPIKAYLLDNCVEEDRRRGLDLQGVLSGLGGFLGYATGAIDWTKLGFLPGSEYHAIFVILCGIFCACLLLNLFSIREVPLDELEVHPPELPKDAGAKLKEDPLTVIAVDPKYGVMYMSDDPAVILCEKGLQKVVVSSVYGGGDRFDEDYGGPSQRTVVSGMADDPDTTAGTELAHRLSITAYFTSILRMPKELACLCVSHFLGWASFLSVMLFFTDFMGRGVYKGNPGAPADSPDRILYDRGVMVGCWGLTINAASCALYSKLSIG; this comes from the exons ATGGCTTCTACTGGTCTTCAGATAG TTATTTCTGGCAACCACAGCCGGAGCCGCAAGAGAGCAGACCGAGAAAACGTGCACACGGCAACGCTGGCCGTCAGCATGTTCGGCGCCATCTTGTTCGACTTCGCTGCAGACTTCATCGAGAGTCCGATCAAGGCTTACCTGCTGGATAACTGTGTAGAGGAGGACCGGAGGAGAGGTCTGGACTTGCAGGGGGTCCTGTCAG GTTTGGGTGGCTTTCTTGGCTACGCGACAGGTGCAATCGACTGGACCAAACTGGGTTTCCTACCAGGGTCTGAATACCACGCGATCTTTGTTATTCTGTGTGGCATTTTCTGTGCATGCCTCCTCCTGAACCTCTTCAGCATACGGGAGGTGCCGCTGGACGAGCTGGAGGTCCATCCTCCAGAACTCCCAAAAGATGCGGGTGCGAAGTTGAAGGAAGATCCCCTAACAGTCATCGCAGTGGACCCTAAATACGGCGTCATGTACATGAGTGATGACCCGGCTGTTATATTGTGTGAAAAGGGTCTTCAGAAAGTGGTGGTGTCGTCCGTGTATGGAGGGGGTGACCGTTTTGATGAAGATTACGGCGGCCCCTCACAAAGAACTGTCGTCAGCGGTATGGCAGACGACCCGGACACCACCGCAGGTACAGAGTTAGCCCACCGGCTGTCCATCACCGCCTACTTCACATCCATCCTCAGGATGCCCAAGGAACTGGCCTGCTTGTGCGTGTCACACTTCCTCGGCTGGGCAAGCTTCCTGTCCGTCATGTTGTTCTTCACGGACTTCATGGGCCGGGGTGTGTACAAGGGGAACCCGGGCGCACCTGCGGACAGTCCTGACAGGATCCTGTACGACCGGGGCGTGATGGTCGGCTGCTGGGGACTGACCATCAACGCCGCCTCGTGTGCTCTCTACTCAA AGTTGAGCATTGGCTGA